The Terracoccus luteus genome includes a region encoding these proteins:
- a CDS encoding sugar phosphate isomerase/epimerase family protein has product MNESAFNRRKLLGAAAVGAAAIGTTTLAGTTAAAAATTASGSSGRVPRNNISVQLYTLRNILGQELEETLTELSEIGYGKVEHAGFVGLSAADFKKALDNAGLQATSGHVGIPQPFDAETWKRSLEDAAIIGNKYIVHPFFGLGADGPVRSSAVYRQLAHDLNTAGEMARKAGLHLGYHNHHLEFTKQDGGTRTGFDVLMSQTDPRYVHFELDLYWAWRGTADPVDLFNRLRGRVRQVHVKDVQIDTSSFTNAPFADPGTGLIDFGRIFQRAKEAGLVEYIVERDDAGSPPRTPEQALETARVGYDYLKGLRF; this is encoded by the coding sequence ATGAACGAGTCAGCCTTCAACCGCCGCAAGCTCCTCGGCGCCGCAGCCGTCGGCGCGGCGGCGATCGGCACCACGACGCTCGCGGGCACCACCGCAGCGGCCGCGGCCACGACGGCATCCGGCAGCTCTGGCCGGGTCCCCCGCAACAACATCAGCGTGCAGCTGTACACGCTGCGCAACATCCTCGGTCAGGAGCTCGAGGAGACGCTCACCGAGCTGTCCGAGATCGGCTACGGCAAGGTCGAGCACGCGGGCTTCGTCGGTCTGTCGGCCGCCGACTTCAAGAAGGCTCTCGACAACGCCGGTCTCCAGGCCACGTCGGGCCACGTCGGCATCCCGCAGCCGTTCGACGCGGAGACGTGGAAGCGCTCGCTCGAGGACGCCGCGATCATCGGCAACAAGTACATCGTGCACCCGTTCTTCGGCCTCGGCGCCGATGGCCCGGTGCGCAGCTCGGCGGTCTACCGGCAGCTGGCGCACGACCTCAACACGGCCGGCGAGATGGCGCGCAAGGCGGGGCTGCACCTCGGCTACCACAACCACCACCTCGAGTTCACCAAGCAGGACGGTGGCACCCGCACCGGGTTCGACGTCCTCATGAGCCAGACCGACCCGCGTTACGTGCACTTCGAGCTCGACCTCTACTGGGCCTGGCGCGGGACGGCCGACCCGGTCGACCTGTTCAACCGCCTGCGCGGGCGGGTCCGTCAGGTGCACGTCAAGGACGTCCAGATCGACACGAGCAGCTTCACCAACGCGCCGTTCGCCGACCCCGGCACCGGCCTCATCGACTTCGGTCGGATCTTCCAGCGCGCGAAGGAGGCCGGCCTCGTCGAGTACATCGTCGAACGTGACGACGCCGGTTCGCCGCCGCGCACCCCAGAGCAGGCGCTCGAGACCGCGCGCGTCGGCTACGACTACCTGAAGGGACTTCGCTTCTGA
- a CDS encoding GrpB family protein has translation MTATEIIGGTEKREIVVVDADPSWGEQYADHERRICSALGTVAVQVEHIGSTSVPGLAAKPIIDVLVVVDDLTDEQAYLPPLLAAGYALRVREPGHRLVRTPHRDVHVHVLEVGDPAIEDYLVLRDRLRRDDDDRELYARTKRALASRDWPSMDAYSDAKTGVIRAILHRGRDSR, from the coding sequence GTGACCGCCACCGAGATCATCGGCGGGACCGAGAAGCGTGAGATCGTCGTGGTCGACGCCGACCCGTCCTGGGGCGAGCAGTACGCAGACCATGAGCGCCGCATCTGCAGCGCCCTCGGCACGGTGGCTGTCCAGGTCGAGCACATCGGGTCGACGTCGGTGCCGGGTCTCGCAGCCAAGCCCATCATCGACGTCCTCGTCGTCGTCGACGACCTCACCGACGAGCAGGCGTACCTCCCTCCCCTGCTGGCCGCCGGCTACGCCCTGCGCGTCCGCGAGCCCGGCCACCGCCTGGTCCGGACGCCGCACAGAGACGTGCACGTGCACGTCCTCGAGGTGGGCGATCCTGCGATCGAGGACTACCTCGTCCTGCGTGACCGCCTGCGCCGCGACGACGACGACCGCGAGCTGTACGCCCGGACGAAACGCGCTCTCGCGTCACGTGACTGGCCCAGCATGGACGCCTACTCCGACGCCAAGACGGGCGTCATCCGCGCCATCCTGCACCGCGGCCGCGACAGCCGCTGA
- a CDS encoding alpha/beta fold hydrolase: protein MQWSPKGPVAPAAHSVDVGPVTLALRGWRPEGKDAAAPAPRVVLLAGTGATADDWDVVAGHLGQSREVLAVDLRGHGDSDWPGEYSLRLMADDVGTLLERLGGPPVDLVGHSLGGLVGCLVAAGCPGRVRRFVLEDVGLPHPRPPAAPTRPAGPLRFDWRVVEQVRPEIDDPDAGWPGVLAAIAAPTLVVAGGPSSFVAAEHVDELVTTVANARLVTLDAGHLVHQREPGLFVRHVTDFLDRRRPTSSPTLAHSGIPSTPCPMTPTTSRPDATAARAAERT from the coding sequence ATGCAGTGGTCACCGAAGGGGCCGGTCGCGCCGGCTGCCCACTCGGTCGACGTCGGTCCCGTCACGCTCGCCCTCCGGGGCTGGCGGCCAGAAGGCAAGGATGCCGCGGCGCCTGCGCCACGCGTCGTCCTCCTCGCCGGCACCGGCGCCACGGCTGACGACTGGGATGTCGTAGCCGGCCACCTCGGCCAGTCTCGCGAGGTCCTCGCCGTCGACCTCCGGGGCCACGGCGACAGCGACTGGCCCGGCGAGTACTCGCTGCGCCTCATGGCCGATGACGTGGGCACGCTGCTGGAACGGCTCGGAGGTCCGCCCGTCGACCTCGTGGGCCACTCCCTCGGCGGTCTCGTGGGCTGCCTCGTCGCAGCCGGCTGCCCCGGTCGCGTCCGACGGTTCGTCCTCGAGGACGTCGGACTCCCCCACCCGCGGCCCCCGGCGGCTCCCACCCGGCCGGCCGGTCCGCTGCGCTTCGACTGGCGCGTCGTCGAGCAGGTACGCCCCGAGATCGACGACCCGGATGCCGGGTGGCCGGGCGTGCTGGCCGCCATCGCTGCACCGACGCTGGTCGTCGCCGGCGGGCCGTCGAGCTTCGTGGCCGCCGAGCACGTCGACGAGCTGGTGACGACGGTCGCCAACGCCCGCCTCGTCACGCTCGACGCGGGCCACCTGGTCCACCAGCGCGAGCCCGGGCTCTTCGTCCGACACGTCACCGACTTCCTCGACCGTCGCAGACCGACCTCCTCGCCGACCCTCGCCCACTCGGGGATACCGTCGACGCCGTGCCCGATGACGCCGACCACGAGCAGACCCGACGCGACGGCCGCCCGCGCCGCCGAGCGGACGTGA
- a CDS encoding VOC family protein produces the protein MSSSSPVADVAHAGLTVPDLDDALDMWCNGLGFSLERLFTLDEAVTRGTTGVRGATIRAATVTLGPHRIELLQYDPPAHGREPTSPAQGGVTHIALTVHDLNAVIGICGRHGWRVVGAPHLMVSGPRAGTQIIYLDGPRGGHLELIAPPTS, from the coding sequence GTGAGCTCCTCATCTCCAGTCGCGGACGTCGCCCATGCGGGCCTCACCGTCCCCGATCTGGACGACGCCCTGGACATGTGGTGCAACGGCCTCGGTTTCTCGCTCGAACGGCTGTTCACCCTCGACGAGGCCGTTACGCGAGGCACCACCGGCGTCCGGGGGGCCACGATCCGCGCCGCGACGGTGACACTCGGCCCGCACCGCATCGAGCTGCTGCAGTACGACCCGCCGGCCCATGGACGGGAGCCCACCAGCCCTGCACAGGGCGGCGTGACCCACATCGCGCTGACCGTCCACGACCTCAACGCCGTGATCGGCATCTGCGGGCGACACGGCTGGCGGGTCGTCGGAGCGCCACATCTCATGGTTTCCGGACCGCGCGCCGGCACGCAGATCATCTATCTCGACGGCCCACGCGGAGGGCACCTCGAGCTCATCGCCCCTCCGACGTCGTGA
- a CDS encoding recombinase family protein: MAVVSYTCVSLDDQNPALQLDALTAAGADRVYVDHATGSTMSRPQLRLALVQASADDVLTVWRLDRLGRSMTDLIAHVNELAMRGIEFRSLTETIDTTPGGRLVFHVVRGPSLSSSARSSSTGPRPASPRHRPEASPSADLRS; the protein is encoded by the coding sequence GTGGCGGTCGTCAGCTACACGTGCGTCTCCCTTGACGACCAGAACCCCGCCCTACAGCTCGACGCCCTCACCGCCGCCGGCGCGGACCGGGTCTACGTCGATCACGCCACCGGGTCCACGATGAGCCGCCCCCAGCTGCGCCTGGCCCTTGTGCAAGCCAGTGCCGACGACGTACTCACCGTGTGGCGCCTCGATCGGCTGGGTCGGTCCATGACCGATCTCATCGCTCACGTCAACGAGCTCGCCATGCGCGGGATCGAGTTCCGAAGCCTGACCGAGACGATTGACACCACCCCCGGCGGACGGCTCGTCTTCCACGTGGTTCGGGGGCCGTCGCTCAGTTCGAGCGCGAGGTCCTCATCGACTGGACCAAGGCCGGCCTCGCCGCGGCACAGGCCTGAGGCAAGCCCGTCGGCCGACCTCCGCTCGTGA
- a CDS encoding helix-turn-helix domain-containing protein, protein MTHERASIARKLRDDGMSLRTIAGHLRVSQATVARLPVLVS, encoded by the coding sequence GTGACACACGAACGAGCCAGCATCGCCCGAAAGCTGCGCGACGACGGGATGAGCCTACGGACGATCGCCGGACACCTGCGCGTCTCTCAAGCCACCGTCGCGCGGCTCCCGGTCCTCGTGTCGTGA
- a CDS encoding esterase-like activity of phytase family protein, which produces MKTFRTRTVGAAAIGLLTIAAASTSSPASAAEDRTVSPVGVASMGTTSSSPDPDKAMLLRWSVLPTATYVPGSEPSGAFTTGNAAIPAPYAGQPVQGFSATHRLADGTSLVMSDNGYGSKANSGDFLLSVHRIRPNAVQLPTAVGAAPVKGDRTAYLGTPIRLSDPFNRISWPTWRDGACAAAAASNPAGYTCPTPDRLLTGWDFDIESMQIAKDGTMWFGEEFGPFLLHTDSSGRLLSAPIPTPGVRSPSDPTLPPGQQPTLANSKGFEGMAIEPDLRTLHPMLEGVTTEDAAKGRTRDLRVYTVRTTGTRASFAPGHSYYRLDDPANAIGDFIMVNDRQGLVLERDNGQGASAVTKRVYLVDLDRTSRDGVMHKQLLVDLMNLPNPLGLGGFGPTFTFPFVTIEDLEIIDGRTIAVMNDNNFPAVGGRSGTEPDQNEYLEIRLPRRLDVAQSLLPSRRVGDPVTRFDVQAHRGGLGLTTEETPQGFSKALALGVSTLELDTQVTQDGAVVVTHDRQVQAVKCRDTAPVTPGDREYPYVGKFITDLTLAQVQTLDCGYQQLPGHPAQQVVTGVKMAQLRDVFAVVRAHRAWGVRLNIETKVEAGAPEQTAPRELFVKRVREEIATSGLERQVTVQSFDWGALRVMHDLAPAIPLVALTNDDFLQVGQPGASPWLGGLDADDFGGDFVAAADAIPGVSTLSPVAGLPQSGKTGDAGYRFYTDADMVARANASGLKVVPWTVDDPATMETLIDAGVDGLITDYPDVLRAVLADKGMRQPRPYALQR; this is translated from the coding sequence ATGAAAACGTTCAGGACCAGAACCGTCGGGGCCGCCGCCATCGGCCTGCTGACCATCGCGGCAGCGAGCACGTCGTCGCCGGCATCCGCTGCCGAGGACCGGACCGTCTCCCCCGTCGGCGTCGCGTCGATGGGCACCACCTCGTCGAGCCCCGACCCCGACAAGGCCATGCTGCTGAGGTGGTCGGTGCTGCCGACAGCTACCTATGTCCCCGGGAGCGAGCCGTCAGGAGCGTTCACGACGGGCAACGCAGCCATCCCCGCGCCCTACGCCGGGCAGCCGGTGCAGGGGTTCTCGGCCACGCACCGCCTCGCTGACGGCACGTCCCTCGTGATGAGCGACAACGGGTACGGCTCGAAGGCCAACAGCGGCGACTTCCTGCTCTCGGTCCACCGGATCCGCCCGAACGCGGTGCAGCTGCCGACCGCCGTCGGCGCAGCACCGGTGAAGGGCGACCGGACCGCCTACCTCGGGACCCCGATCCGGTTGTCGGACCCGTTCAACCGGATTTCTTGGCCCACATGGCGCGACGGTGCATGCGCGGCTGCCGCGGCGTCGAACCCGGCCGGCTACACCTGCCCCACTCCCGACCGTCTGTTGACGGGCTGGGACTTCGACATCGAGTCCATGCAGATCGCCAAGGACGGGACGATGTGGTTCGGGGAGGAGTTCGGGCCGTTCCTGCTCCACACCGACTCCTCGGGTCGCCTGCTGAGCGCCCCGATCCCCACGCCCGGCGTGAGGTCACCGTCCGACCCCACCCTGCCGCCAGGACAGCAGCCCACCCTGGCCAACTCCAAGGGCTTCGAGGGAATGGCCATCGAGCCCGACCTGCGCACCCTGCACCCGATGCTGGAAGGGGTCACCACCGAGGACGCCGCGAAGGGCCGCACCCGCGACCTGCGGGTCTACACCGTCAGGACGACGGGCACGCGGGCGAGCTTCGCCCCGGGCCATTCGTACTACCGCCTCGACGACCCCGCGAACGCCATCGGCGACTTCATCATGGTCAACGACCGCCAGGGCCTGGTGCTGGAGCGGGACAACGGCCAGGGCGCCAGCGCGGTGACCAAGCGCGTCTACCTCGTCGACCTGGACCGGACCAGCCGGGACGGCGTCATGCACAAGCAGCTGCTCGTCGACCTGATGAACCTGCCGAACCCTTTGGGACTCGGCGGCTTCGGCCCGACCTTCACCTTCCCGTTCGTCACCATCGAGGACCTCGAGATCATCGACGGTCGCACCATCGCGGTGATGAACGACAACAACTTCCCCGCCGTCGGCGGCCGTTCCGGCACCGAGCCGGACCAGAACGAGTACCTCGAGATCCGCCTGCCCCGACGCCTCGACGTGGCCCAGTCCCTGTTGCCCAGCCGCCGCGTGGGCGACCCGGTCACGCGGTTCGACGTGCAGGCCCACCGGGGAGGCCTCGGGCTGACGACCGAGGAGACACCGCAGGGCTTCTCGAAGGCCCTCGCCCTGGGCGTGTCGACCCTCGAGCTGGACACCCAGGTGACCCAGGACGGGGCGGTCGTCGTCACCCACGACCGTCAGGTGCAGGCCGTCAAGTGCCGCGACACCGCACCGGTCACTCCCGGTGACCGGGAGTACCCCTACGTCGGCAAGTTCATCACCGACCTCACCCTCGCCCAGGTGCAGACCCTCGACTGCGGCTACCAGCAGCTGCCCGGTCACCCCGCCCAGCAGGTCGTCACCGGTGTGAAGATGGCGCAGCTGCGCGACGTGTTCGCGGTCGTGCGGGCCCACCGCGCGTGGGGGGTGCGTCTCAACATCGAGACCAAGGTCGAGGCGGGTGCGCCGGAGCAGACCGCGCCCCGCGAGCTCTTCGTCAAGCGCGTCCGGGAGGAGATCGCCACCTCCGGGCTCGAGCGCCAGGTCACCGTCCAGTCGTTCGACTGGGGCGCCCTCCGGGTCATGCACGATCTCGCCCCGGCGATCCCGCTGGTCGCGCTGACCAACGACGACTTCCTGCAGGTGGGCCAGCCGGGGGCCTCGCCCTGGCTCGGCGGTCTCGACGCCGACGACTTCGGTGGAGACTTCGTCGCCGCGGCCGACGCCATCCCGGGTGTCTCGACCCTCTCCCCCGTCGCGGGCCTTCCGCAGTCCGGCAAGACCGGTGACGCCGGGTACCGGTTCTACACGGACGCCGACATGGTCGCCCGGGCCAATGCGAGCGGACTCAAGGTCGTCCCCTGGACGGTCGACGATCCCGCCACGATGGAGACGCTGATCGACGCCGGCGTCGACGGCCTCATCACCGACTACCCGGACGTCCTGCGCGCGGTGCTGGCCGACAAGGGGATGCGCCAGCCCAGGCCCTACGCGCTCCAGCGGTGA